Below is a window of Pseudodesulfovibrio sp. 5S69 DNA.
AGGACGGCAGCATCGGCCCCGTGGCCCCCGAGGGGTAGCCCAGGCCGTCCTCGCGCTCGTGGTGGAAGAGGATGCATTGCAGCGTCTCCTGGGGCAGGGGCAGGGCCGAGCACACGCCCACGCCGAGCGCCGGGTGGGACTTGACCAGGTCCATGTCCGCGCGGCTCAGGGAGTCGAACTTCTTGTGGAAGATTTCCTGCGGCAACTCCAGCTTGCCGATGTCGTGGAGGATGGCCCCCATGCCCACGGCGACCAGGAGATCGGAGTCCTCCTTCATGAACGAGCACAGGGTGGTCACCGTCAGGACCATGACCCCGATGCCGTGGTGGAAGATCTCCTCGCCCTCGCGGATGAATCGCGAAAGCTCCTTGAGGGCGTCCTCGCGGGACAGGAACTTGAGCGAGTCGGCGATGAGCGAACGGATGCGCTGGAAACGCCGTTTGTCCACGGGCGCGGGCAGGGAGCGGTCGAAGGCCTCCCGGGCCAGGGACGCGGTGGCGTCGCTCCAGACGCGAGCCCGCTCGCCCACGGGAATGGCCTCGTCGTCCATGAGTTCCAGGATGTTGTCCTGCACGTATCGGGTGAAATAGTCGTAGTCCGAGACGCGGACATAGAGGTGGTCCACGCCGAGCAGGCCGAGGCGCTGCTTGTGCTCGTCGGTGAAGAGTTCGCCCTTTTCCGCGTACAGGACGAGCTTGCCGCCCTGCTTCAGGTACAGGGAAAAGCCCCCTACCCGCGAGGGAATGACCATATAGGGGGAGACTTTGACCATGCCCTGGCCGTTGCGGTTCTTGCCGCTATGTATGCCGTTTCCGGCGGAATGGGTGTCGCCCATGCGTTCTCCTTGGGGAAGGCCGTGATCGGGTGAGGGGCGCGGATGTCGGTGGGAACGTCGGCAACCCGGCTGCCTGCATGAGGCCCGTGGCTTTCCGTCCCCGTCTCGCGACGGGTTTGGCAGTATTGTCTATTACGGGCTATACGCGCTGCCGACCGGGGTGTAAAGAGCGGGCCGCGAAAGAGGCGATCGCGTGACGGACGGCTCAGCCCAGGGAGCGGAGCAGCCGGTAGACCTTGTTCGTGTGGTCCACGGCCTGATTGCGCACATAGCCTGCGGCGGAGTCGTATTCGAACTCCGGGATGTTGATGAAGGACAGGACCACGTCGAATTCCAGGGACTCCATCTTCTCGATGGCCGAGCAGGTGGCGTCCGTGGATTCGAAGAGCTCTTCGTCCCGGCCCCGAAGGCTGTCCAGGGTCTGTTCCAACCGCTCGATGAGGTCGGGCGGAACGGACGTCCGGCGTTGGAACGCGGGCAGGGATTCGGTGATGTCCTGGATCACGCGGGCATGGAGAAGTTCGTCCTCCATGATGGCCACCAGAAGCTCGGCGACCTCGGGGTTGTCCGGGCAGCGTTCCCGGAGTTTCGCATAAAAGCCGTAGGCCGCGTCTTCCAATTGGGCCACGAGGTCAAGCAGGGTGCCGAGGGTGTTTGATTGTGCCATGGTGGTCATAATGTCCGGGATGGGCCAGCCCGTCAACCGTTCTGGTATGGTTCGTTCCGGACCTGATTGTTCCTTCTTCGACGCTTGCCTTGCTCCCAGGAATGGTTACTCTCCCCCGATGAGCAAAACCGACTCCAAATCCATTCATATAGAAGGCGCCCGGCACCACAACCTCAAGGACCTGACCCTGGACATCCCCCGCGAAAAGCTGGTGGTGGTCTGCGGCCCGTCCGGGTCGGGCAAGTCCACGCTGGCGTTCGACATCGTCTATGCCGAGGGCCAGCGCCGCTACGTCGAATCGCTGTCCGCCTACGCCCGCCAGTTCCTGCCCCAGATGGACAAGCCGGACGTGGACAAGGTCGAGGGGCTCTCCCCGGCCATTTCGCTGGAGCAGCAGACCGCCACCCGCAACCCGCGTTCCACCGTGGGCACCGTGACCGAGGTCTACGACTTCCTGCGCGTGTTCTTCGCCCGGCTGGGCAAGTTCTACTGTCCGTCCTGCGGCAAGCCCATCGAGGCCCAGACCACGGACGAGATCGTTCAGACCGTCATGGCCATGGAGGAGGGCACCAGGTTCATGCTCCTGGCCCCACTGGTCGAGCACCAGAAGGGCACGCACAAGGACCTGTTCGCCAAGCTCAAGAAGGACGGCTTCGTGCGCGTGCGCGTGGGCGGCCGACTGTACTCCCTGGACGAAGTGCCCGAGCTGGAAAAGAACAAGAAGCACACCATCGATCTGGTGGTGGACCGCCTGGTCATCAAGGACGGCATCAAGAAGCGGCTGGCCGACTCCGTGGAGCTGGCGCTCGAAAAGGGCGATGAGCGCATGATCGTCTCGGTGGTCGGCGGCGACAACGCGGGCGACACCTTCATGTCCACCCTGTCCACCTGCCCGTCGTGCAAGATCTCCATGCCGCGCCTGACCCCGCAGCTTTTTTCCTTCAACTCGCCCCAGGGGGCTTGCCCGACCTGCAACGGCATCGGCTCCGTGGAGTACTTCGAGCCCGACCTGATCGCGCCCAACAAGGGGCTGTCCCTCAACGAGGGCGGCGTCATCCCCTGGAACAACGCCACCCGTCAGCGCCAGTACGGCCCGCGGCTCAAGAAGCTCGGCGCCCGGCACGGCTTCACCCTGGACACGCCCCTGGACCGGTTTTCGGACCAGGCCTGGGCCGCGCTCTTCTACGGCGACCGCGACACGGACTGGCCCGGCGTGGTGCCCATCCTCGAATACGGCCGCGAGCAGGCGGGCGTCTGGGACCACTGGACCGCGCGCTTCCAACAATCGCGCCCCTGCCCGTCCTGCGAGGGCGCGCGCCTCAAACCCGAGGCCCTGGCCGTGCGCGTGGCCGACAAGAACATGGTCGAGTTCACCTCCATGTCCATCCAGCGCGCCCTGGACTGGCTCCAGGACCTGAAGTTTTCCGGCCACGACACGCTCATCTCCGAGCCGCTGCTCAAGGAGCTGACCCACCGCCTCGGCTTCATGGTCAACGTAGGGCTCGAATACCTGTCGCTGGGCCGCAACATGGCCACGCTCTCGGGCGGCGAGGCCCAGCGCATCCGCCTGGCCTCCCAGCTCGGCTCCGGCCTGGTGGGCGTGACCTACGTGCTCGACGAGCCGTCCATCGGCTTGCACCCGCGCGACAACCAGCGCCTGCTCGACACCCTGCGCTCCTTGCAGTCGCGCGGCAACACCGTGCTCGTGGTCGAGCACGACGAGCCGACCATCCGCGAGGCGGACCACGTCATCGAGATCGGCCCCAGTTCGGGCTGGCTCGGCGGCGAGATCGTCTTCCAGGGCAAGGTCCCCGACCTGCTCAAGGCCGACACCCTGACCGGCAAGTATCTGCGCGGCGACCTGTTCATCGCCCCGCCCGAGAGCCGCCGCAAACCCACGGGGCACATTACCCTCAAAAAGGTCCAGACCAACAACCTCAAGGACCTGGACGTGGACATCCCGCTCGGGGTCATGACCTGCGTGACCGGCGTATCCGGCTCGGGCAAGTCGTCCCTGGTCATGGACTCCCTGTACAAACACCTGCTCCTGCACCAGGGCCAGAAGGCCAACGATCCCGGAAAGATCGGCGGTATCCAGGGGATCGACAAAATCGAGAAGGTCATCTCCATCGACCAGTCGCCCATCGGCCGGACTCCGCGCTCCAACCCGGCCACCTACACCAAGATATTCGACGAGATCCGCAAGATCTTCGCCGGGGCCAAGGAGTCGCGCACGCGCGGCTACCAGCCGGGCCGCTTCTCCTTCAACGTCAAGGGCGGGCGCTGCGAGGCCTGCAAGGGCGACGGCCAGATCCGGGTCGAAATGCACTTTCTGCCCGACGTCTACGTGACCTGCGAGACCTGCAAGGGCAAACGATACAACGCCCAGACCCTGGAGGTCGAATACCGGGGCAAGAACATCGCCGACGTGCTGAACATGACCGTGCGCCAGGCGCGCGAGTTCTTCTCCAACCACCCGGCGCTCATGCGCAAGCTCGACGTGCTCGCCGACGTGGGGCTGGACTACGTCCGTCTCGGCCAGCCCGCCACCACCCTGTCCGGCGGCGAGGCCCAGCGCATCAAGATATCCCGCGAGCTCGGCAAACGCAGCCTTCCCGGCGCGCTCTACATTCTGGACGAGCCCACCACCGGCCTGCACATGCACGAGGTCGGCAAGCTCATCCGCGTGCTCCACGCCCTGGTGGACAAGAACGCCACGGTCATCGTCATCGAACACAACACCGACGTGATCATGGCCTCGGACCACGTCATCGACCTCGGCCCGGGCGGCGGCGAACACGGCGGCCAAATCGTGGCCTCCGGCACCCCCGAGGAGATCATCGCCAACCCCGAGTCGGTTACCGGCAAGTTTCTGGTATAGGGAAAGCCTCCGGCGGGCCCTCCGGGGAGGCCCTCGCCGGGCGGGCGTCTCCGACGGGCAAGGCGCTGCCCTATCGCTGCTGTCGACGGCTCTAAGACCGAGCACGCTCGGCCTAAGACCCGACGCGCCCCCGGCAGGGAGCAAGGCCCCCTGCACCCCCCTCGCCCGCCTGTCGGCGGGGGAGTGCATGTATATGCAGGCATAATATTATTTAAAACAGGAAGTTATCCCATGTTTATTCTCAGTCTGACCTATGTGAAATCCCTCTCGGAAATCGACCGGCTTATTCCGCCGCACCGGGAGTATCTCGCCAAGTATTACGCCTCCGGGAATTTCCTGTTTTCCGGGCGGCAGGAGCCGCGCACGGGCGGGGCGATCATCGCCCGGGCCGGGTCGCGGGCCGAGGTGGAGGAGATCATCAAGGAAGACCCGTTCCTGATCGAGGGCGTGGCCGAGTACGAGATCGTCGAGTTCGTGGCGACCATGACCGCGCCGGACCTGGACGGGTACAGGGAATCCTAGGGTTTTTCGTGCCGCGAAACAGCGGGTGCGGCGGTCCGTCCTTGGGGATGGGCCGCCTTTTTTTGTGGGGGGGGTGAGGGCGTCAGCGCCAGTATATCCGCGCCTTGCGGCGGCCGAACTCGCGGGCCGCGCGGACGTTCTTGCCGAAGTAGATGTCGATACGCCGCTTGTAGCGCCGGTTCATCTTGTCCATGACCAGGTAGGGGCCGCCGAAACCCTCGATCCAGACCTCGGCCTGGTTGTCCAGGCCGAGCTTGATCAGGTCGCGGGAGACCGCGATGGCCTTCATGCCGGGCCGTAAGCGGTTGTTCCAGGCGGCGCGGTGCGGGTTGCCGTCGGTCTGGGCGCGGGTGGAGTTGTAGGCCGTGACCGTGACCTCCATGTTGTTCCAGAAAGCCACCTGGTTGGGCTGACTCATGGCGTAGCCGAGCAGCATGAACAGGCAGGCCACGAGCAGGGGGATGAGGACGCGCTTCATGCCTCCCGTGTACCCGGCCACGCACGATTGGGCAAGTCGGCCGCTCCGGAGAGGGGGGGGGAGGCGTCCGTCGCCGGGGCCCTTTGCCCGATTCGGCGGATTCGTGCTATAGGGGAGATAATGAGAACCGTACTGTTCCATAGACCGCGTTTCGGCCCCGTGGCCCGTTTCGTCCTGCTCGTCATCGCGGCGTGGTGCCTGTCATCCGCGGCCCCGAGCCCGGCCCGAGGGCCGTACCGCATCGGCTACGCCCCGGGCGCCCGGATTCACGTGGAGGCCAGGAACCGGCTGGAGGCGGTCTACGGGCGGGCCGGATTGGCCGTGGAGTTCGTGCCCCTGCCGCAGAAGCGGTCCCTGGTCCAGGCGGTGGACGGCGTCATCGACGGGGACGTCGGGCGCATCCCCGGCCTGGAAAGGAAGTTCCCCACCCTGGTGCGGGTGGACGTCAAGCTCATGGACCTGGTCGGTGTGGCCTACGTGATCAAGGGACAGCGGATCGGGGATTACCGGCCCGAATTGCTCGCGACCCTGCGGGCCGGGGCGGTGCGCGGCGTGCTCTGGGCCGAGAAGATCATGGACGGGCGTCGACTGGAACAGGTCAACACCTACGAAACCCTGTTCGGGATGCTCCTGGCGGGACGCATTGATCTGGCCCTGGGGAGCCGGCGCAGCGCCGAGGACGTCTTCCGCACCAACAGGGCCCGGTACGCCCGGATTCGCGAGCTGGAACCGCCCGTGTACCACGTGCCTTTCTACCACTACGTCAATATCCGGAACGCGGACATCGTCCCTCGGCTTGAGAAGGCCCTGCGCGAACTGCGCGCCGAGGATTACTGGCACGACGAAGCCGGGCAGTAACCGACCCGTTGCCGGGAACGCGAGATCCTGCCCCGGGGAAGAGCTTTCCCGATTCGACACGCTCGTGCTATGTGGTATGTCAATGAGAGCCCTCCCCCGCCATACGGCCCGTTCCGGGGCCGTTACCCGCTTTTTCTGGCTTGCTGCCGCATGCGCGGCGCTGTGCCTTTCGTGGGCGGTCCCGGGCCAGGCCCGGGGGCCCTACCGCATCGGCTACGTCCCGGGCGCGATGATTTCCCTGGAGTCCAAGAACCGTCTGGAAATGGCCTACGCGCGTGCCGGGATTCCCGTGGAATTCCTGCCTCTGCCGCAGAAGCGCTCCCTGTACCTGGCCGTGGAGGGCGCCATCGACGGGGACGCCGGGCGGATCTACGGCCTGGAAAAACGCTACCCGTCCCTGGTCCGGGTGGACGTCAAGCTCTTGGATTTCAATGGGGCGGCCTACGTGGTCAAGGGGCAGGAGATCGGCCGGTTCCGCGACGCCCTGCTCGACGTCATGAAGGTGGGCGCGCTGCGGGGCGTGGTCTGGGCCGAAAAGATCATGAAGGGGCGGCCCATGGAATCGGTCAAGACGTACGAGGCCCTGTTCGCCATGCTCTTGGAGGGGCGCATCGACATCGCCCTGTCCAGCCGGCTCAGCGCCGAAGAAATCTTCAGCCACGACCCCAGGCGCTACGGCCGCATCCGGCGGCTGGAGCCGCTCGTGTTCCGGACCTCGTTCTACCACTATCTCAACACGAAAAACGCGGACATCGTCCCTCGGCTTGAGGAGGCCCTGCGCGAACTGCGCGCCGAGGATTACTGGCACGACGAGGGCGGGAATTAGCCCGAGTCGGTAACCGGCTTCATTCTGCTCGTTGCCGTGTGCGCTGCGCTAAGCATGTCTTTTGGTACGCGAGTTCTGGCCCGTGGGACGTACCGCATCGGGTACGCGCCGTGGTCCACTCATGAGCTGGCCAGGGATAGGCTGAAGGCGGTCTACAGCCGGGCCGGTCTGCTCGTTGAGTTCGTACCTCTGCCGGAGAAGCGGTCCCTGGTCCTGGCCGCAGAAGGCGAAATCAACGGCGACGTCGGCCGTATCTACGGCCTGGAAAAGAAGTTCCCCACCCTGGTGCGGGTGGACGTCAGGCTCCTGGATCTGTTTGATGCGGCCTATGTGGTCAAGGGGCAGGATGTCGGGGGCTACCGGCCGGAATTGCTGCAGAGCCTGCGGGTGGAAGCGGTGCGCGGGGTCCTCTGGGCCGAGAAAGCCATGGCCGGGCTCCCTCTGGAAAAGGTCAACAACTACGAGATCCTGTTCAGGATGCTCCTGGAGGGACGCATCGACCTGGCCCTGGCGGGCCAACCCAGCGCCGAGGCCATCTTCCGCAAAGACAAGGCGCGGTATGCCCGTATCCGCAGGCTGGATCCGCCCGTGTACGAGCTTCCCCTATACCACTACCTCAACGTGAAGAACACGGACATCGTTCCAAAGCTGGAAAAGGCCCTTCGTGAACTGTATGCCGAGGACTACTGGCACGACGGGGAAGAGAATTAGCGGGCCCGGCAGTAGGCCGCGAACAGCTTCAGCAGCGAGGCGGACTGCGGCGTGTCGCGCACCGTGGCCCGGATGGCGGCCACGTCGCGGCCCTGCCCACGGAGCTCCGCTTCGCGCCGGGCGATGTATTCGCGGATGGCGGGCGCGTCGAACTCGGGATGGAACTGCACCCCCCAGGCGGACTCGCCCACGCGGAAGGCCTGGTGCGGGTCGTGCGAGCCCGTGGCCAGCAACGCCGCGCCCTCGGGCAGCTTCAGCGCGGTCTGGGCGTGGGTCACGTGGCCCGGAAAGACCTCGGGCAACCCCCGGAACAACGGATCGTCCCCGGAGGCGCGGGTGCGGGTGATGTCCGCGGTGCCGATCTCCACCCCGTCCGGGTGGTAGTCGGCCCGGCCGCCCAGGGCGTCGGCCATGAGCTGGTGTCCGAAGCAGATGCCGAACAGGGGCAGCCCGGACCGGACCGCCCGGCGTACCCAGGCCGCCGTGTCCGCGATCCAGGAGAGGTCGTCCGTGACCATGTCGTGGGAGCCGGTGATCACGGCGCCCGCAAAGTCCGCCGGATCGGGCGGAAGTTCCCCGGCCTGCACGTTGACGCTCACCCACGAGCCGTTTTCAAGGGCCATGCCCCGCGCGGTCCAATCCTCGAAATCGCCGCGCTCGGCGGCGTAGTCGGCAAAGGTGCCGCCCGCTTTCACTATCAGGAATTTTTGCATTCTTGTCCTACGAAAATGTAGTTAAATGGCGTTGCTAAGGGGATGATGTCCCAACCCGGAGGGGGTGTCAACAGCACCCGCTTCCGTTCTTCCGGTCCGTGGCCGGGGTTGAACAGGCCCGCGGGTTTGCGGTACGTTGGGCCAGACCGAACCCAGGGAGACGACCATGAAACCGATACATATGCGACGCCGTCCGTCGCGGCGGGAATTTCTCAAGGCCGGGGCCATGACCTTGGCCGCCGCGGGGGTGGCCGGGTGCGCCAAGAACCCCGTCACCGGCCAGAGCCAGTTCATGCTGGTCAGCGAGGAGCAGGAGATCCAGATGGACAAGCAGGCCTCGCCCCAGCAACTGTCCAACGACTACGGGACCACCCTGGACACCTCGCTGAACGACTACGTGTCCGGCGTGGGACGGTCCCTGGCGGACGTCTCCCACCGGCCGCAGATGCCCTACAACTTCCACGTGGTCAACGCCAACTACGTCAACGCCTACGCCTTCCCCGGCGGGACCGTGGCCTGCACGCGCGGCATCCTGCTCAACGTGGACAACGAGGCCGAGATGGCCGCGCTGCTGGGCCACGAGATCGGCCATGTGAACGCGCGGCACACGGCCTCGCGCATGAGCTCGCAGATGGTCATCGGCGGGCTGGCCTCCCTGGGTGGAGCGGCCATCGGGGCCAAGTACGGCGGCACCTGGGGCTCGGTCGCGGGCGGCCTGGGCGGACTCGGAGCCGGGTTGCTCCTGGCCTCCTACAGCCGTGACGACGAGCGCCAGGCCGATGCCCTGGGGCTGGAGTACATGACCCGCGCCGACTACAATCCCGAGGGCATGGTCGGTCTCATGGAGATGCTCAACGAGCAGCACGACCGCGAGCCGAGCGCCATCGAGGTCATGTTCGCCACCCACCCCATGAGCTCCGAGCGGCTGGCCACCGCCCGCCAGGCCGTGAACAAGAAATACTACGGGGCCAGGAAGTACGCCTTCTACCGCGAGCGGTACATGGACAACACCGTGGACCTGCGCAAGCTCGGCCCGGCCATCCGGGACATGCAGGACGCGGAAAAGCTCGGCGGACAGGAGAAGTACGGCCAGGCCAAGGAAAAGATGGACCAGGCCCTGAAGCGTGCCCCCAACGACTACACCGGCCTGTTGATCATGTCCAAGCTGCTCATCGCCCAGGAGAAGTACAACGCGGCCCTGCCCTATGCCGAGCACGCCCGCGACGTCTACCCCACCGAACCCCAGGCCAGCCAGGTGGCCGGCGTGCTCCAGCTCAAGGCCAAGGAATACGACAAGGCCTATGCCAGCTTCGAGGCCTACGACAAGGCCCTGCCCGGCAACCCCTACGTGGGCTTCTACAAGGGGTACGCCCAGGAGGGCATGGGCCACCGCCGGGACGCGGCCGAGGCCTACTACAAGTTTCTGCAAAAGGTGAACAAGGGCGAACAGGCCCAGCACGCCTACAACCGTTTGGTGGAGTGGGGGTATGTGAAATAGGTGGGGGGGCGGCTTGCGATAGTGGGCCATCTGCACATTTTCCGAGGGCCCGCCTGATCCTCACGTACTGGGGGACGCTGCGGTCAGGCGGACCCTCGAAAAAAGCACATCTGACCCACTCTCCCAAGCCTTGTGCGAGCGCGGTGGGAGAGCCGCTGTCGGGGGCTGCGCACCCGAATCGGTCCAAGGAGGGCGTTGGTCGGGAAGGATGTCCCTGTTGCTTCGAGGCCTGGGAAACAATGAGCCCTGCCGCCGGACGAGTGGTTGTCCGGCGGCAGGGCTTTTTTTTCGGGGCGGGTGGATTCTACCGGGCTCCGGCTTCGAGGAACGCGAACGGTTTCACCGGGGTGCCCAGCCGGGCGGCGTCGCCGGAAAACGGTTTGCCGTCGACCAGCAGGACGGAGCCTTGGGTCAGGCTGATTTTTTGCGTCGAGGCCTTGGGCGAGAAATCGATCTCGTCCAGGGGAATCCAGACGAGGTAAGGGCTGCGCGGAGACTCGAAGTAGTAGACCTTGTTCTTCTGGTCCGAGACCGCGCGCCATTGCGTCGAACTGATGTTGGGTTGGCCCGGCGTGGTGATGCCCAGGGGCACGGACACGTTGCGGATCACGCCGAACGCGCTGGCCAGCGCCTCGTTGATGTCGGCGGTCTGCGGGATCGCCTTGATGTAGAAGGAGGCCCGGACGAAGCGGTCGCTCGCCCGGTTGGTGCCGGGGAGCATGGTGGTCCCGCCGATGGTGTCCCAGTAGGCCGTCAGGGCGAGCTGCTGGTCGAAGGTGGGCGAGTTGGTCATGACCTGGAACCGGCGGCCGTGATGGATGACCAGGCGGCCGTCCAGGTATTCGAATATGGCCGAATCGCCGCTCGGGTCGGTGATCGACAGGTGCGCGGTCCCGGCGTGTCCGTCCGGAGTGCTGGGCGCGGCGATGTAGAACGTCGCCTTGCGCAGCTCCTCCACCGCCTCGGCCACGGTGGCGAAGCTGTCCAGGACGTATTGGCCCCAGGCCGACAGGGACAGGGCCTTCTTGCCCGGAACCGGCTTTCCGTAATCGGATTCGGCCAGATAGAGGACGTTGGCCACCAGTCCGGCCTCGTTCATGCCGTCGATGGTGGTCAGGTCCCATCCGGCCACGGTCACGCTGCCGTATTTCGACGTCCAGCGGAGGGAATCCGCCCCGGCGGCGCCGTCCCGTTCGATTCCCCGGGGGTAGATCCAGAGGTTCGAGTGTTGCGAGCCCACCCAGTCGTTCGAGCGGGTCGTTATGACGATATTTTCCGGGCCGAGATAGGTGGCGCGGCTGCAGGCGGACGCCGCGCGCGGGCGGGCCAGCAGAACCACCGCGAATACCGCCAGGGCCGCCAACAGACCGAGGGCCGGCAGATCGCTTGTCGTCAGATGCATTGTATAGGCTCCTTCATATGACTACGGAATGTCGTGTCCGGTGATCCGCACCCTGCGGGGCGGCGCTAGCCGCCGCACTTGGTATAGGCGCAGGATTTGCACATGTGGCAGCCTTCCTCGAAGACCAGGGGCTCGCCGCATTCGGGGCAGAGTTCGCGGTTGAGGGAGGCCACTTCGCCGTCCACGTGGTCGCCGCTCAGGTAGCGGGACTCGAAGACGTAGGCGATGGCGTCCGGGATGGACTTGACCAGGTGTTTCTTCATGAATTTCGGGTTTTCGCCGCCGATGCCCTTGAGCTGCTGGACGATCTCGCGGACCTCCACGCCGGAGCGCAGGGCCAGGGAGACCAGGCGGCCGATGGCCTCGGCCTTGGCGGTGATGGAGCCGCCGGACTTGCCGATGGTGGCGAAGACCTCGAACGGCTTGTTGTCCACCTCGTTGACGGTCAGGAAGAGCATGCCCAGGCCGGTGGGGATCTTCTGGGTGAAGCCGTAGATGACGTCCGGGCGGTCCTTGACGATGGACTTGCCCTTGGCGGCCTCCTCCTTTTTCTTCTCGGCGTCACCGGTGCACAGGACCTGGGAGGTCTTGGACCCGTCGCGGTACACGGTCACGCCCTTGCAGCCGTACTCGTAGGCCTTCCAGTAGATGTCCCAGATGTCTTCCTTGGTGGCGGTACCCGGCAGGTTCACGGTCTTGGAGACCGCGTTGTCCGTGTATTTCTGGAAGGCGGCCTGCATCTTGAGGTGCCAGATGGGTTCCACGTCCATGGAAGTCACGTAGACCGAGCGCAGGTGCTCGGGCAGGTGGTCCATCTTCTTGATGGACCCGACCTTGGCGATCTCCTCCATGAGCTTGCCGGAGTAGGCGTCGGCCGCTTTCAGGGCGGCCTCGAAGTACGGATTGGTCTCGACCAGCTTGTCGTTGTCCATGACGTTGCGCACGAAGGACAGGGCGAAGAGCGGCTCCACGCCGGACGAGCAGCCCGCGATGATGGACAGGGTGCCGGTGGGCGCGATGGTCGTGGTGGTGGCGTTGCGGTACGGGCCGAGGTTGGCCGCGCCGAAGGTGGACTCCGGGTAGGTCGGGAACTGGCCGCGTTCGGCCGCCAGTTGCTTGGAGGCGCTGCGCGACTCGGCCTGGATGAACTTCATGACCCGCTCGGCCATGTCCACGGCGGTCTGGGAGTTGTAGGGAATGTTCAACTGGTAGAGGAGGTCGGCCCAGCCCATGACGCCCAAGCCGATCTTGCGGTTCTTGCGGACCGTGTCGGTGATCTGGTCCAGGGGGTAGACCGAGGCGTCGATGACGTTGTCCAGGAAGCGTACGGACAGATGGACGATCCGCTTGAGCTCGTCCCAGTCGATCTCGGAGTCTTTGCCGTTCTTGCCCTTGGCAAAGCACAGGCCGAGGTTGATGGAGCCGAGGTTGCAGGCCTCGTAGGGCAGCAGAGGCTGCTCGCCACACGGGTTGGTGGACTCGATCTCGCCGAGGCTCGGGGTCGGGTTGTCGCGGTTGATGCGGTCCAGGAAGACGATGCCGGGGTCCCCGGACTCCCAGGCCTTCTGGACCAGAATGTTGAAGACCTCGCGGGCGTTCAGGCTGCCCACGGTCTGGCCGGAGTTGGGCGCTATCAGGTCGAAGTCCGCCTTGTCGTGCACGGCCTGCATGAAGGCCTCGGTCAAGCCCACGGACAGGTTGAAGTTGTTCAGTTCCCCGTCGCGCTCCTTGGCCTTGATGAA
It encodes the following:
- a CDS encoding M48 family metalloprotease, producing the protein MKPIHMRRRPSRREFLKAGAMTLAAAGVAGCAKNPVTGQSQFMLVSEEQEIQMDKQASPQQLSNDYGTTLDTSLNDYVSGVGRSLADVSHRPQMPYNFHVVNANYVNAYAFPGGTVACTRGILLNVDNEAEMAALLGHEIGHVNARHTASRMSSQMVIGGLASLGGAAIGAKYGGTWGSVAGGLGGLGAGLLLASYSRDDERQADALGLEYMTRADYNPEGMVGLMEMLNEQHDREPSAIEVMFATHPMSSERLATARQAVNKKYYGARKYAFYRERYMDNTVDLRKLGPAIRDMQDAEKLGGQEKYGQAKEKMDQALKRAPNDYTGLLIMSKLLIAQEKYNAALPYAEHARDVYPTEPQASQVAGVLQLKAKEYDKAYASFEAYDKALPGNPYVGFYKGYAQEGMGHRRDAAEAYYKFLQKVNKGEQAQHAYNRLVEWGYVK
- a CDS encoding vitamin B12-dependent ribonucleotide reductase, whose amino-acid sequence is MPELKMPANLPDPIINENAKIVLQRRYQRKDLDGVVYETVKELFWRVASAIAAEEAKYEKSTTKPAKLARDFYDLMTSYRFLPNSPTLMNAGTDLGQLAACFVLPVEDDIEGIFDAVKHAAMIHKSGGGTGFAFSRLRAKDSVVGSTGGVASGPLSFLKIFNCATEQIKQGGTRRGANMGILRIDHPDIMEFIKAKERDGELNNFNLSVGLTEAFMQAVHDKADFDLIAPNSGQTVGSLNAREVFNILVQKAWESGDPGIVFLDRINRDNPTPSLGEIESTNPCGEQPLLPYEACNLGSINLGLCFAKGKNGKDSEIDWDELKRIVHLSVRFLDNVIDASVYPLDQITDTVRKNRKIGLGVMGWADLLYQLNIPYNSQTAVDMAERVMKFIQAESRSASKQLAAERGQFPTYPESTFGAANLGPYRNATTTTIAPTGTLSIIAGCSSGVEPLFALSFVRNVMDNDKLVETNPYFEAALKAADAYSGKLMEEIAKVGSIKKMDHLPEHLRSVYVTSMDVEPIWHLKMQAAFQKYTDNAVSKTVNLPGTATKEDIWDIYWKAYEYGCKGVTVYRDGSKTSQVLCTGDAEKKKEEAAKGKSIVKDRPDVIYGFTQKIPTGLGMLFLTVNEVDNKPFEVFATIGKSGGSITAKAEAIGRLVSLALRSGVEVREIVQQLKGIGGENPKFMKKHLVKSIPDAIAYVFESRYLSGDHVDGEVASLNRELCPECGEPLVFEEGCHMCKSCAYTKCGG
- a CDS encoding linear amide C-N hydrolase; its protein translation is MHLTTSDLPALGLLAALAVFAVVLLARPRAASACSRATYLGPENIVITTRSNDWVGSQHSNLWIYPRGIERDGAAGADSLRWTSKYGSVTVAGWDLTTIDGMNEAGLVANVLYLAESDYGKPVPGKKALSLSAWGQYVLDSFATVAEAVEELRKATFYIAAPSTPDGHAGTAHLSITDPSGDSAIFEYLDGRLVIHHGRRFQVMTNSPTFDQQLALTAYWDTIGGTTMLPGTNRASDRFVRASFYIKAIPQTADINEALASAFGVIRNVSVPLGITTPGQPNISSTQWRAVSDQKNKVYYFESPRSPYLVWIPLDEIDFSPKASTQKISLTQGSVLLVDGKPFSGDAARLGTPVKPFAFLEAGAR